A stretch of DNA from Thalassospiraceae bacterium LMO-SO8:
CTTGATGATCATGTTGCGCTTGAGGGACGAGATGTGGTCGACGAACAGCACGCCGTCCAGATGGTCGATCTCATGCTGGATGCAGGTCGCCAGGATGTCGTCGGCGTCGATCGTGCGAATCTCGTTTTCGCGGTCGAGATAGCGGACCTTGACCGCCTCGGGCCGCACCACCTCGGCGAAATGCTCGGGCAGGGACAGGCAGCCTTCCTCGTAGCTGCGCGCGTCGTCGCTTTCCCAGATGACTTCCGGATTGGCCATCTGCATCGGCTGACGCCCGTCGCCGTCGCGCGCCACATCGACCACGATGATGCGTTTCAGAACCCCGACCTGCGGCCCAGCCAGGCCGATGCCGTTGGCGGCGTACATGGTGTCCAGCATGTCGTCCATGATCTTGCGCACCTCGTCGTCGACTTTCGCGACGGGTTCGGCCCGGCGCTTCAGGCGCGGGTCGGGGGCGACGATGATTTCAAGCACGGACATGACGGCAGTTTAACCCAGGTCTCTGGAACGGGGAATTCCCCCCAGATATGGCCTCGGACGGCAATGGTCAAGGCCTTGCGCCATTCCCGCTTGCCCTGCCCGGCAATGCGGCTACTCTCATCCCCGCAATGATTTGGCAGAGCATCATCGGCCTGGCCGCCTTCGTCGGCCTGGCATGGGGGATCGGGGGACTGTGGCAGGGGGGCTTCAAGCGCGCCTTCCCGCTGCGCGTCGTCCTGGCCGGGCTTGCGTTGCAGGCGGCGATCGCCCTGGTGCTGCTTAATTTCCCACCGGCCAAGGCCCTGTTCCTGGCCGCCAACCGGGCCGTTCTGGCGCTCCATGACGCGACCCTCGACGGCACCAAGGTGGTGTTCGGCTACATCGGCGGCGGCGCCCTGCCGTTCACCGAAAGCTACCCGGGGGCAAGCTTCATCCTGGCCTTCCAGGCTTTGCCCCTGGTGCTGGTCATCAGCGCGCTGTCGGCCCTGTTGTTCTATTGGCGCATCCTGCCCGCCGTGGTCCGCGCCTTCGCCTGGGCGCTCAACCGCACCCTGGGCCTCAGCGGTGCCGCCGGGGTGGCGACGGCGGCCAACGTGTTCGTCGGCATGGTCGAGGCCCCGGTGCTGATCCGCCCCTACCTGAAACGGATGTCGCCGGCCGACCTGTTCCTGGTCATGACCGCCGGCATGGCGACCATCGCCGGCACCATGCTGGTGCTCTACGCCACCATCCTGAAGGACGTGCTGTCCGATTCCGCGGGTCATCTGCTGATCGCGTCGATGATGAACGCCTGCGGCGCCGTGATCATGGCGCGGCTGATGATGCCGGCCCCGGAGGGTGCCGCCGATACCGCCGCCCCCCTCGACCCGTCGCCCGACCGCGGCGTGATGGAGGCGATCACCCGCGGCACCGGCGACGGGGTGCCGCTGCTGATCAACATCATCGCCATGATCATCGTCCTGGTGGCCCTGGTCAGTCTGGTCA
This window harbors:
- the def gene encoding peptide deformylase, producing the protein MSVLEIIVAPDPRLKRRAEPVAKVDDEVRKIMDDMLDTMYAANGIGLAGPQVGVLKRIIVVDVARDGDGRQPMQMANPEVIWESDDARSYEEGCLSLPEHFAEVVRPEAVKVRYLDRENEIRTIDADDILATCIQHEIDHLDGVLFVDHISSLKRNMIIKKLQKLKKQQAEEATA
- a CDS encoding nucleoside transporter C-terminal domain-containing protein, which gives rise to MIWQSIIGLAAFVGLAWGIGGLWQGGFKRAFPLRVVLAGLALQAAIALVLLNFPPAKALFLAANRAVLALHDATLDGTKVVFGYIGGGALPFTESYPGASFILAFQALPLVLVISALSALLFYWRILPAVVRAFAWALNRTLGLSGAAGVATAANVFVGMVEAPVLIRPYLKRMSPADLFLVMTAGMATIAGTMLVLYATILKDVLSDSAGHLLIASMMNACGAVIMARLMMPAPEGAADTAAPLDPSPDRGVMEAITRGTGDGVPLLINIIAMIIVLVALVSLVNMTLGMIPDVGAGPLTLQRILGWVMAPVVWLMGVPWAEAPQAGALMGIKTVLNEFLAYLEMAKLGPAVLSDRSRLILTYAMSGFANFGSLGIMIGGLAAMAPERRAEIVKLAPMTLVSGTLSTCLSGAMVGILG